From one Saprospiraceae bacterium genomic stretch:
- a CDS encoding rRNA pseudouridine synthase, with product MIRKNTKKAKVAPPTPSSIHGDEEDIRLNKYVAQCGFASRRAADELIKNGKVWVNGNEVLEPGYRVQPKDRVTYQGKILKPETNMVYLLMNKPKDTITTSKDEKGRKTVLDLVAMKIQERVYPVGRLDRMTTGLLLLTNDGDLAKTLSHPSSEVRKIYHVILDKNVPLTDLERIAQGIMLEDGPAEVDQVSHIDGAPKNEVGITLHSGKNRIVRRIFEHLGYEVTKLDRVAYAGLNKKDIPRGHFRHLTDKEVTLLKHFGMRKRKK from the coding sequence TTGATCAGAAAAAATACCAAAAAAGCCAAGGTTGCACCACCAACACCTTCCAGCATTCATGGCGATGAGGAAGATATCAGGCTAAATAAATATGTCGCTCAATGTGGTTTTGCCAGCCGACGCGCTGCAGACGAACTAATAAAAAATGGCAAAGTATGGGTCAATGGCAACGAAGTCCTGGAACCGGGATATCGGGTCCAACCTAAAGACAGGGTCACATACCAGGGTAAGATCCTCAAGCCTGAGACTAATATGGTATACCTGCTGATGAATAAACCCAAGGATACCATCACTACCTCCAAAGATGAAAAAGGTCGCAAAACCGTCCTCGATTTAGTGGCTATGAAAATCCAGGAACGAGTATATCCCGTAGGTCGACTGGATCGGATGACGACGGGTTTATTATTATTGACCAATGATGGTGATCTGGCCAAAACTTTGAGTCATCCAAGCAGTGAGGTCCGAAAGATATATCATGTGATCCTTGATAAAAATGTTCCACTCACCGACCTGGAACGCATCGCACAGGGCATCATGCTCGAAGACGGACCAGCAGAAGTTGATCAGGTCTCCCATATCGATGGTGCTCCTAAAAATGAAGTCGGCATCACTCTCCATTCTGGCAAAAACAGAATAGTCCGTCGCATCTTTGAACACCTCGGCTACGAGGTCACTAAACTCGACCGGGTAGCCTATGCCGGCTTGAATAAAAAAGACATCCCCAGAGGACATTTCAGGCATTTGACTGACAAAGAAGTGACTTTGCTGAAGCATTTTGGCATGAGAAAAAGAAAGAAGTAG
- a CDS encoding alpha-galactosidase, with protein MLDHSLFKKYIVFLTLIVFVGTAFSQAPILISIETKDNALILATDQSNRLLTTYFGKRLHQPGDYSLIVSQTRMNDGNAGVYNNAYSSSGSTNLVEPALQVTHADDNTSLELKYLSHATQKIDDNVSLTTIKLKDEVYPVEVTLNYKTYALENVIEQWTTIKNNGTSGIELEKYASANLYLIANDYYLTSYHGTWAQEMRPEQEKLTHGIKTIDSKLGTRADLYAAPTFQLSFDRPATEEEGSVLLGQLAWSGNFKLDFEVDSYHHLRLLAGINPHASEYPLAAKEEFKTPSFIYTYSDKGKGPASINLHRWARRYRLMDGAGPRMTLLNNWEATYFDFDENKLVGLFKGAKKLGVDMFLLDDGWFANKYPRNGDNAGLGDWQENVKKLPHGIGYLVKEATAAGVKFGIWVEPEMVNPNSELYEKHPDWVIKEARRPEQYFRNQLVLDLTNPAVQNFVFGVLDTLFTKNPGIAFIKWDCNAVIYNAHSQYLERTHQKQSKLYVDYVKGLYKVLDRIRAKYPKVNMMLCSGGGGRVDYEALKYFTEFWLSDNTDPIERVYIQWENSYYYPAIAHCNHVTDWSNAGMKYRCDVAMMGKLGFDIVVDKLSENDLKSAQQAISDYNNIKAIVNYGDLYRMVNPFEADYASLMFVDDTKSRAVMFNYLTTNRYDYNYTVEPIKLKGLDANKRYRIKELNLYPGTRSMIEESVTYSGDFLMSIGFNPNISLRRKSVVLEINEVK; from the coding sequence ATGTTAGACCATTCCTTATTTAAGAAATATATTGTTTTTTTAACGTTGATAGTGTTTGTCGGTACAGCGTTCAGCCAAGCGCCCATCCTCATCTCCATAGAAACCAAAGACAATGCCCTCATCCTGGCCACTGACCAATCTAACCGGCTACTCACCACTTATTTTGGAAAACGACTCCACCAGCCAGGCGACTATAGCCTTATTGTCTCTCAGACTCGAATGAATGATGGCAATGCCGGTGTATATAATAATGCATATAGTTCGAGTGGTTCCACCAATCTGGTAGAACCTGCCCTCCAGGTCACCCACGCTGATGACAATACCTCACTGGAGCTTAAATATCTATCACATGCCACTCAGAAGATCGATGACAATGTCAGCCTAACAACCATCAAACTAAAAGATGAAGTCTATCCCGTAGAAGTCACTTTAAACTACAAAACCTATGCCCTGGAAAATGTCATTGAACAGTGGACTACCATCAAAAATAATGGTACCTCAGGCATTGAACTCGAAAAATACGCCTCTGCCAACTTGTATTTGATCGCCAACGATTATTATCTCACCAGCTATCATGGGACCTGGGCACAGGAGATGAGGCCTGAACAGGAAAAACTCACCCATGGTATCAAGACAATAGACTCTAAGCTAGGCACACGTGCTGATTTGTATGCAGCTCCTACTTTTCAGCTTTCATTTGATAGGCCTGCTACTGAAGAAGAAGGCAGTGTCTTGCTTGGCCAACTGGCTTGGTCAGGCAATTTCAAACTTGACTTTGAAGTCGATTCTTACCACCATCTCAGACTACTGGCAGGGATCAATCCACATGCTTCCGAATATCCCCTGGCAGCAAAAGAAGAATTTAAAACCCCCTCGTTTATCTATACTTATTCTGACAAAGGCAAGGGACCAGCCAGCATCAACCTGCATCGTTGGGCCAGGAGATACCGGCTTATGGACGGAGCAGGACCTCGTATGACCCTGCTCAATAATTGGGAGGCGACTTATTTTGATTTTGATGAAAACAAATTGGTCGGACTATTTAAAGGTGCAAAAAAACTAGGTGTGGATATGTTTCTACTGGATGACGGGTGGTTTGCAAATAAATACCCACGTAATGGAGATAATGCAGGCCTCGGAGACTGGCAGGAAAATGTAAAAAAACTACCTCATGGCATCGGCTATCTTGTCAAAGAAGCGACAGCCGCCGGTGTAAAATTTGGCATCTGGGTCGAGCCGGAGATGGTCAATCCTAATAGTGAGCTGTACGAAAAACATCCTGATTGGGTCATCAAAGAAGCCAGGCGTCCCGAACAGTATTTCAGAAACCAACTGGTCCTCGACCTGACCAATCCCGCTGTTCAAAATTTTGTTTTCGGAGTATTGGATACCTTATTTACCAAAAATCCCGGTATCGCTTTTATCAAATGGGATTGCAATGCCGTCATCTATAATGCTCATTCTCAATATCTCGAAAGGACCCATCAAAAACAATCCAAACTATATGTAGACTATGTCAAAGGACTCTACAAGGTATTGGATCGTATCAGGGCGAAATATCCCAAAGTAAACATGATGTTATGTTCTGGCGGCGGAGGTCGGGTAGATTATGAAGCTTTAAAATACTTCACAGAGTTTTGGCTCAGTGACAATACGGATCCTATAGAGCGCGTCTATATCCAGTGGGAAAACTCTTATTATTATCCTGCGATCGCCCATTGTAATCATGTCACCGACTGGAGTAATGCCGGTATGAAATATCGATGTGATGTAGCTATGATGGGTAAGTTGGGATTTGACATCGTAGTGGACAAGTTGAGTGAAAATGATTTAAAATCTGCTCAGCAGGCCATCTCAGATTATAACAATATCAAAGCCATTGTCAATTATGGTGATCTCTATCGTATGGTCAATCCATTTGAAGCAGATTATGCCTCTTTGATGTTTGTAGATGATACAAAGTCCAGGGCTGTCATGTTTAATTATCTCACGACCAATAGATATGATTATAATTATACGGTCGAGCCTATAAAACTAAAAGGACTAGATGCTAATAAAAGATACCGTATCAAAGAGCTCAATCTCTATCCAGGGACCAGGTCTATGATAGAGGAGTCGGTGACCTATTCCGGCGATTTTTTGATGTCCATAGGGTTTAATCCCAATATATCACTTAGGAGGAAAAGTGTAGTATTAGAGATCAATGAAGTGAAATAA
- a CDS encoding D-glycerate dehydrogenase produces the protein MSENTKIFISRRIPEYGINLLKAEGYDLTIWKADYPIPQDELIAACKNADVLLSLGENKIDPHFLNECKHLKMISQFAVGYDNINIPEATRLGIPVGNTPEVLSDATADIAFGLMIAVSRKFFFNYKKIIDGGWGAFQPTAHLGQELQGKTLGIFGLGAIGMVMAQRCKGAFDMKIIYCNRSRNEQAEKALGAHLVTFDELLAQSDVLSVHSVLSDETRGKFDKGTFSKMKPTSIFINTARGGVHNETDLIEALTFGTIWGAGLDVTNPEPMDKNNPLLLMENVCVLPHIGSATMEARDGMSRLAAENIISYLKSGTIPHCVNPSVLT, from the coding sequence ATGTCAGAAAACACTAAAATATTTATCAGTCGAAGAATACCGGAGTATGGTATCAATCTCCTCAAAGCAGAAGGATATGATCTTACGATTTGGAAAGCCGACTATCCAATCCCACAGGATGAACTGATAGCAGCCTGCAAAAATGCCGATGTCTTATTAAGCCTGGGTGAAAACAAAATCGATCCTCATTTTTTGAATGAATGTAAGCATCTCAAAATGATCTCACAGTTTGCAGTAGGCTATGACAATATTAATATACCCGAGGCCACCCGCCTGGGTATACCTGTAGGCAATACTCCCGAGGTGCTCAGTGATGCTACGGCAGATATAGCCTTTGGCCTGATGATCGCTGTTTCCAGAAAGTTTTTTTTCAATTATAAAAAAATCATTGATGGTGGCTGGGGAGCTTTTCAGCCCACTGCGCATCTCGGCCAGGAACTGCAAGGCAAGACCCTGGGGATATTTGGGCTTGGAGCGATAGGTATGGTCATGGCCCAACGATGCAAAGGCGCATTTGATATGAAGATCATCTACTGTAATCGCAGTCGCAATGAACAAGCAGAAAAAGCATTAGGCGCTCACCTCGTAACATTCGATGAATTATTGGCTCAGAGTGATGTATTGTCCGTGCACAGTGTATTGAGTGACGAAACCCGAGGCAAATTTGACAAAGGAACTTTTAGCAAAATGAAACCAACTTCCATTTTTATCAATACAGCCCGAGGAGGGGTGCACAATGAGACCGATCTGATCGAAGCACTGACTTTTGGTACTATCTGGGGAGCCGGACTCGATGTGACCAATCCCGAGCCCATGGATAAGAACAATCCCTTATTGTTGATGGAGAACGTGTGTGTATTGCCTCATATAGGATCTGCGACCATGGAGGCCCGGGATGGGATGTCGAGATTGGCTGCTGAAAACATCATCTCTTATCTGAAAAGTGGGACGATACCACATTGTGTCAATCCGTCTGTGTTAACGTAA
- a CDS encoding aspartate aminotransferase family protein, giving the protein MNLFDVYPLYEIEPVRGRGSYVYDLKGIEYLDFYGGHAVISVGHSHPHYVQRLTKQLQKLGFYSNSIINSLQKELATKLGKMSGCDQYQLFLVNSGAEANENAIKLASFQNGRKKVLSFKKSFHGRTSAACNVTDDPKIKSEINKTFEVTFCELNDIESSVAAIMTEEYTCVIVEGIQGIGGIHLPSGEFLTALQQACKKTKTLLILDEIQSGYGRSGKFFAFQHHEGIEPDMITMAKGMGNGFPIGGVLIHPDIKPKYGLLGTTFGGNHLACVAALAVLEIFEDDDLIAHAAQVGEYLMAEMTHIPEVREVRGKGLLVGVQFENAIAELRKQLVFKERVFTGSSSDANVLRLLPALNIQIDQVDQLTEKIRSVLRSISDKTPGFRPVSKAR; this is encoded by the coding sequence ATGAATTTATTCGATGTATATCCTCTCTACGAGATCGAGCCGGTGAGAGGTCGTGGTTCTTATGTATATGACCTTAAAGGCATAGAATACCTGGATTTTTATGGTGGCCATGCGGTGATTTCGGTGGGCCACTCTCATCCGCATTATGTACAACGGTTGACCAAACAACTTCAAAAACTTGGATTTTATAGCAACAGTATCATCAACTCACTTCAAAAAGAACTTGCGACCAAGCTCGGTAAGATGAGTGGATGCGATCAGTATCAATTGTTTTTGGTCAACAGTGGTGCTGAAGCCAATGAAAATGCCATTAAACTCGCTTCGTTTCAAAATGGACGCAAAAAGGTACTCTCCTTTAAAAAAAGTTTCCACGGACGCACCTCCGCTGCTTGCAATGTGACCGATGACCCTAAGATCAAGTCGGAAATCAACAAAACATTTGAAGTCACTTTTTGTGAGCTCAATGATATCGAATCCAGTGTGGCAGCCATCATGACCGAAGAATATACTTGTGTGATCGTGGAAGGCATCCAGGGCATTGGAGGTATCCACCTTCCTTCCGGTGAGTTTTTGACAGCATTGCAGCAAGCCTGTAAAAAAACAAAGACTTTGCTCATACTGGACGAAATACAAAGTGGCTATGGTCGCAGTGGAAAGTTTTTTGCTTTTCAACACCACGAGGGTATCGAACCTGATATGATCACAATGGCCAAAGGCATGGGCAATGGATTTCCAATAGGGGGCGTACTCATCCATCCGGATATAAAACCTAAATATGGCTTATTGGGCACTACTTTTGGTGGCAATCACCTGGCATGTGTTGCAGCTTTGGCTGTTTTGGAGATCTTCGAAGACGATGATCTTATAGCGCATGCCGCCCAGGTCGGAGAATATCTGATGGCAGAGATGACCCATATCCCTGAGGTAAGAGAAGTCAGAGGCAAAGGCCTGCTAGTAGGCGTACAGTTTGAAAATGCCATCGCCGAACTCAGAAAACAACTAGTATTTAAAGAACGGGTCTTCACAGGTTCTTCAAGTGATGCCAATGTACTCAGATTATTGCCGGCTTTAAATATACAGATAGACCAGGTAGACCAGTTGACAGAAAAAATAAGATCAGTGCTGAGATCGATTTCGGATAAAACTCCCGGCTTCCGGCCGGTGAGCAAGGCTCGATAA